One region of Polynucleobacter sp. SHI8 genomic DNA includes:
- a CDS encoding SDR family NAD(P)-dependent oxidoreductase has product MKILPNPFRALIIGSSGTIGSAFVELLQSNPSCSEVVGVHRHAEYPLDYKNPASIESCANSLSGGGSFQLIINTIGVLHTSDWMPEKKLDDLNAEQLMELLKINAIGPALSIQHFSKLLDRNYGIMVTLSAKVGSIEDNRLGGWYSYRASKAALNMLIKTASIELARTKPNVALIAMHPGTVNSRLSKPFKGEQIGRPPLDAVRDMFAVIENLTKEDSGSFVSYSGEKLPW; this is encoded by the coding sequence TTGAAAATACTTCCAAATCCCTTTCGTGCTTTGATTATTGGCTCCTCCGGCACCATCGGATCTGCTTTTGTAGAACTTCTCCAAAGTAATCCTTCCTGCTCAGAAGTTGTTGGTGTTCATCGCCATGCAGAATATCCATTGGATTATAAAAACCCTGCATCGATTGAGAGTTGTGCTAACTCACTTTCTGGTGGTGGATCATTTCAACTGATTATTAATACAATTGGGGTATTACATACTAGCGACTGGATGCCGGAAAAGAAACTAGATGATCTTAATGCTGAGCAATTAATGGAACTCTTGAAAATAAATGCTATTGGTCCAGCTCTCAGCATTCAACACTTCTCTAAACTTCTTGATCGTAACTATGGAATCATGGTCACACTTTCTGCCAAGGTGGGAAGTATTGAAGATAATCGACTTGGTGGTTGGTATAGCTATCGTGCATCAAAGGCTGCACTCAATATGTTAATCAAAACTGCGTCTATTGAATTAGCTCGGACAAAACCAAATGTTGCATTAATCGCCATGCATCCAGGCACTGTGAACTCAAGACTCTCAAAACCTTTTAAAGGTGAGCAAATTGGCAGGCCTCCTCTTGATGCTGTAAGAGACATGTTTGCTGTCATTGAAAACCTGACGAAAGAAGATTCGGGAAGTTTTGTTTCTTACTCAGGTGAAAAATTACCCTGGTAA
- a CDS encoding PucC family protein produces MTSISQKLISNWSRLGTRFLPFADAATPDVPLTRLLRLSLFQVSVGMALVMLIGTLNRVLIVELKVPASLVSIMIAIPLVFAPFRAVIGFRSDNHRSALGWKRVPYIWMGTLVQFGGFAMMPFGLLVLSGAGQASNAPQWIGQLGAGIAFLFVGAGLHTTQTVGLALANDLVPPESQPKVVGLMYVMLLIGMIVSAFIFGTLLSDFSPGRLIQVIQGAAVMTLVLNVIALWKQEARRPAHLYPAPPKAKTFKESWDAFLEGNDAKRRLIAIGLGTMAFSMEDILLEPYGGDILKLTVSQTTSLTAALAGGGLLGFAWASHILSKGADPFKMASLGAVIGIPAFMAVILSGQISEPILFALGTMFIGFGAGLFGHGTLTATMNLTPNGQSGLALGAWGAVQASAAGLAITFGGIIRDVVAHQTNSSLIGYTTVYAIEICLLAMTIIAMLPLIKARNTNQVVKV; encoded by the coding sequence ATGACGTCGATTAGCCAAAAATTAATTAGCAATTGGTCTAGGCTTGGTACGCGATTTTTGCCTTTTGCAGATGCCGCTACTCCTGATGTTCCTCTAACGCGCTTACTTCGATTGTCGCTTTTTCAGGTGTCAGTCGGCATGGCCTTAGTCATGCTGATTGGCACCTTAAACAGAGTTTTGATTGTGGAACTAAAGGTACCTGCATCACTAGTTTCCATCATGATTGCAATTCCCCTTGTTTTTGCTCCATTTAGAGCGGTGATTGGTTTTAGATCCGATAATCATCGATCTGCCCTAGGTTGGAAAAGAGTTCCCTATATTTGGATGGGAACCTTAGTTCAGTTTGGTGGTTTTGCCATGATGCCTTTTGGTCTTCTCGTTTTATCTGGTGCCGGGCAAGCTAGTAATGCTCCTCAATGGATTGGTCAACTCGGAGCAGGTATTGCCTTCCTGTTTGTTGGCGCTGGACTCCACACTACCCAAACCGTTGGCTTAGCACTCGCCAATGATTTAGTCCCTCCAGAATCCCAACCTAAAGTAGTTGGACTGATGTATGTCATGCTGTTAATCGGTATGATTGTTAGTGCTTTTATTTTTGGTACTTTGTTAAGTGACTTTAGTCCTGGTAGATTGATTCAAGTGATTCAAGGTGCTGCCGTAATGACGCTTGTTCTAAATGTCATTGCCCTTTGGAAACAAGAAGCTAGAAGACCAGCACATCTCTACCCCGCCCCGCCCAAAGCCAAAACATTTAAGGAATCTTGGGATGCTTTCCTAGAAGGAAATGATGCGAAACGTCGTTTGATTGCTATTGGCCTAGGCACAATGGCCTTCTCGATGGAAGATATTTTACTCGAACCCTATGGTGGTGATATTCTGAAACTAACGGTTTCACAAACAACAAGTCTAACTGCAGCTCTAGCAGGTGGTGGGCTTCTTGGCTTTGCTTGGGCTTCTCATATTCTTAGTAAAGGCGCCGATCCTTTTAAAATGGCAAGCCTTGGAGCTGTGATTGGCATCCCGGCTTTCATGGCAGTGATTCTGTCAGGACAAATCAGTGAGCCTATTTTATTTGCCCTCGGGACCATGTTCATTGGTTTTGGTGCGGGACTTTTTGGTCACGGCACATTAACCGCCACGATGAATCTAACGCCAAATGGTCAAAGCGGCTTAGCACTTGGAGCATGGGGTGCAGTTCAAGCCTCCGCAGCAGGTTTAGCAATTACCTTTGGAGGAATCATCAGAGATGTGGTTGCCCATCAAACCAACTCCTCACTCATTGGATATACAACTGTTTATGCCATTGAGATTTGTTTATTAGCCATGACAATAATTGCAATGTTGCCTCTAATAAAAGCTCGCAATACGAATCAAGTCGTAAAGGTTTAG
- a CDS encoding NAD(P)-dependent oxidoreductase — MKIFLTGASGFVGKNLMAFLMNQGHDVIGHLHTPKDSIDPLGRKFCHMNLLNHHEILDVLSDVDTVIHCAALVSTWSSPETLYENNVLVTKSLLESAKQAGVQRFIFLSCASVVMQQRQALLSISESLLLTNRDELPYVTSKALAEAEVLKAATENFKTIALRPAFIWGKGDIIDRQIGQSAKDGKFGWFNQGNYLYSTCYIENLYEAVSKAITSNRFGEAYFVSDGEAVSFRIFMSERLRISCFPIPSLSIPIKLAWPLARFTENGWKYLPLKGIPPITREIVRLTGLPFTVSIEKAIQQLDYQPAYSVHQGLEHLARQIESSQVVI, encoded by the coding sequence ATGAAAATATTTCTTACTGGGGCATCGGGATTCGTTGGCAAAAACTTGATGGCTTTTCTTATGAATCAAGGTCATGACGTGATCGGACATTTGCATACGCCTAAAGACTCTATTGATCCTCTCGGTCGAAAATTTTGTCACATGAATCTTCTCAATCACCATGAAATACTAGATGTCCTTAGTGATGTCGATACGGTAATTCACTGCGCTGCTCTTGTGAGTACCTGGAGTTCCCCAGAAACCCTTTATGAAAATAATGTATTAGTAACAAAATCATTATTAGAATCAGCCAAACAAGCTGGCGTGCAACGATTTATTTTCTTAAGTTGTGCATCTGTCGTGATGCAGCAACGACAAGCTCTTTTAAGTATTTCCGAATCTCTCCTCTTAACGAATCGGGATGAACTTCCCTATGTAACATCCAAGGCCCTAGCTGAAGCTGAAGTTTTAAAAGCGGCTACTGAAAACTTTAAGACTATTGCCCTTCGTCCTGCTTTTATTTGGGGTAAAGGAGATATTATCGATCGTCAAATTGGCCAATCTGCAAAAGATGGCAAGTTTGGCTGGTTTAATCAAGGCAACTATTTATACTCAACCTGCTACATCGAGAATCTTTATGAAGCGGTCTCAAAAGCAATCACGTCCAATCGATTTGGTGAAGCTTATTTTGTTTCTGATGGTGAAGCTGTCAGTTTTAGGATATTTATGAGCGAAAGGCTACGTATCAGCTGCTTCCCAATACCTAGCTTATCGATTCCTATCAAGCTTGCCTGGCCCTTAGCTAGATTTACAGAAAACGGTTGGAAGTATTTGCCCTTAAAAGGTATCCCACCGATTACTAGAGAAATTGTCAGGCTAACTGGCCTGCCATTTACTGTATCTATCGAAAAAGCAATCCAACAATTAGATTATCAGCCGGCATATTCTGTTCATCAAGGATTAGAACATTTAGCAAGACAGATAGAGAGCTCTCAAGTAGTGATCTAG
- a CDS encoding DUF393 domain-containing protein, with product MTNHLQKLTLFYDGACPLCQAEILFLSGRNQEELLDFIDINSERYDPISVGVSCEQALASMYGQYADGGLIHGAIVFPEAYRRANLPFLAWLFSREILQPILQFGYRFFAKNRHQISKLLGPGALWLVKKQKSPMHINK from the coding sequence ATGACTAATCATTTACAAAAACTGACTCTATTTTACGATGGTGCTTGCCCCTTATGTCAGGCTGAAATTTTATTCCTTTCTGGCCGGAATCAAGAGGAACTCCTCGACTTCATTGATATCAATTCAGAACGTTATGACCCTATATCAGTTGGTGTGTCATGTGAGCAAGCTTTGGCTTCCATGTATGGTCAATATGCAGATGGTGGGTTAATTCATGGGGCGATTGTATTTCCAGAAGCCTATCGCCGCGCTAATCTGCCATTTTTAGCTTGGCTATTTTCTAGAGAAATCTTGCAACCCATTTTGCAATTCGGGTATCGATTTTTTGCAAAAAATCGACATCAGATCTCCAAACTTTTAGGACCTGGTGCTTTATGGTTAGTAAAAAAACAAAAAAGTCCCATGCATATAAACAAATAG
- a CDS encoding DUF2256 domain-containing protein: MSTSFKGNKSFLPSKTCVVCKKEMTWRKSWAKNWEAIKYCSDACRKSAPKTLT; encoded by the coding sequence ATGAGTACTTCATTTAAAGGTAATAAAAGTTTTCTACCAAGTAAAACCTGTGTCGTTTGTAAAAAAGAAATGACGTGGAGAAAGTCTTGGGCGAAAAATTGGGAAGCGATTAAATACTGCTCTGATGCATGTAGGAAAAGTGCGCCCAAGACGCTGACCTAG
- the hemC gene encoding hydroxymethylbilane synthase, producing MMTSTPSPTRLIIASRESRLAMWQAEHVRDCLKKLYPQCDVQILGMTTIGDQILDKALSKIGGKGLFVKELETAMLEGRADLAVHSLKDVPMVMPEGFELACVMSREDARDAFVSNDFVGLEELPAGAVVGTSSLRRESILKAHFPHLVIEPLRGNLDTRLSKLDKGQYQAIILAAAGLKRLGLEHRIRSCLALDTYTPAAGQGALGIETLTNNPHIKKWLEPLNDLPTLLAVSAERMISRQLGGSCEVPLAAHAVWANDHIDLNSFVASLDGQTICRAHGNAPVKNVHEAEALGLLLAKDLLNQGAATIIQNLPKLK from the coding sequence ATGATGACTTCTACCCCTTCACCGACCCGCCTAATCATTGCGTCTCGTGAAAGCCGTTTAGCGATGTGGCAAGCTGAGCATGTCCGAGATTGCTTAAAAAAACTTTATCCTCAGTGTGATGTGCAGATTTTAGGAATGACAACTATCGGGGATCAAATTTTAGATAAAGCTCTTTCGAAGATTGGTGGTAAAGGACTCTTTGTTAAGGAACTAGAAACCGCCATGCTGGAAGGCCGCGCCGATTTGGCAGTCCACTCTCTGAAAGATGTACCCATGGTAATGCCAGAGGGCTTTGAACTAGCTTGTGTTATGTCGAGAGAAGATGCTAGAGATGCTTTTGTTTCGAATGACTTTGTTGGTCTAGAGGAGTTGCCTGCGGGTGCTGTTGTTGGTACATCTAGCCTTCGGCGCGAATCAATTTTAAAAGCCCACTTTCCGCATCTGGTAATTGAACCACTTCGCGGCAACTTAGATACTCGCCTTAGCAAACTTGATAAAGGTCAATACCAAGCAATTATTCTCGCAGCAGCAGGTTTAAAACGTTTAGGACTGGAACATCGGATTCGATCCTGTTTGGCCTTAGATACTTATACTCCTGCGGCTGGTCAAGGGGCGCTTGGTATTGAAACCCTAACGAATAATCCTCATATAAAAAAGTGGCTTGAACCACTCAACGATCTACCCACATTATTAGCTGTGTCTGCAGAACGCATGATCTCCCGTCAATTAGGTGGCTCGTGTGAAGTTCCTCTTGCAGCCCATGCTGTATGGGCAAATGACCATATCGACTTAAACTCGTTTGTTGCAAGCTTAGATGGTCAAACCATTTGTCGTGCGCATGGTAACGCACCGGTGAAGAACGTGCATGAAGCAGAGGCCTTAGGACTCCTTCTTGCAAAGGACCTTCTCAACCAAGGCGCTGCCACGATCATACAAAATCTTCCCAAACTAAAATAA
- a CDS encoding light-harvesting protein produces MIYGKLWCVVKPSVGIPIIIAAVAFASFNVHLQLVNNTSWVKAFLNGNAPVAAVAKEAPKTQ; encoded by the coding sequence ATGATTTACGGAAAATTGTGGTGTGTAGTTAAGCCTTCTGTTGGTATTCCAATTATTATTGCTGCCGTGGCATTTGCTTCATTCAATGTTCACTTGCAATTAGTAAACAATACCTCATGGGTTAAAGCTTTTTTAAATGGAAATGCTCCTGTTGCTGCAGTTGCAAAAGAAGCGCCGAAGACGCAGTAG
- a CDS encoding NnrU family protein gives MAIFIIGVILFLGSHSVRIFADPWRTSMIERLGEKKWKGLYTLISLFGFIVLIIGYGQARQNTIMIWQPPVFLTHLAVLLNLFTFILLASSARNNNAIRLKLKHPMILGVKVWAIAHLLANGSLVDVILFGSFLIWAVLDFRSARNRPNLSENTQVVSVKATISAIFLGVVFWLAFIFGLHQWLIGVSPLAMISR, from the coding sequence ATGGCCATTTTTATCATTGGAGTCATTTTATTTTTAGGTAGCCACTCCGTTCGCATCTTTGCTGATCCTTGGCGCACAAGCATGATTGAGCGATTAGGCGAAAAAAAATGGAAGGGGCTTTATACCCTTATCTCGTTATTTGGATTTATTGTGCTCATCATTGGCTATGGTCAAGCTAGACAAAACACCATCATGATATGGCAACCGCCAGTTTTTTTGACACATCTAGCTGTGTTACTCAATCTATTTACTTTTATCCTCTTGGCTAGTAGTGCGCGTAATAACAATGCAATCCGGTTAAAACTAAAACACCCTATGATTTTGGGCGTAAAAGTATGGGCGATAGCGCATCTTCTAGCTAATGGATCCCTTGTCGATGTGATCTTATTCGGGTCATTCTTAATTTGGGCAGTACTTGATTTTCGGTCCGCGAGAAATCGTCCAAATCTTTCAGAAAATACTCAAGTCGTAAGCGTAAAAGCAACGATCAGCGCTATCTTTTTAGGAGTGGTTTTTTGGCTTGCATTTATCTTCGGGTTACATCAGTGGCTTATTGGTGTATCACCTTTAGCCATGATCAGTCGCTAA
- the hemE gene encoding uroporphyrinogen decarboxylase, translating into MMNLENDLFLRACKYEETDRSPVWLMRQAGRYLPEYQKTRAKAGSFMGLATNPDYAAEVTLQPLDRYDLDAAILFSDILTIPDAMGLGLTFVNGEGPQFAHPLQSESAVNNLAEADMGQLDYVFNAVKTIKKSLQRNGKQRVPLIGFSGSPWTLACYMIEGSGSKDFVNTKKMLYNRPDLLQRILDINVQSVTKYLQLQIDAGVEAVMIFDTWGGMLSTPDYLKYSLDPMSRIIQNIKSNKKYESIPTILFTKGGGGWLNAMSSSNADVLGLDWTIDLKVARETLSASGKKIAIQGNLDPLILLSNPQEIEKRVHESMTNLAQANIGNANPLHGHIFNLGHGINLATPPENVQTLIEAVRKSSTQVRLNQ; encoded by the coding sequence ATCATGAATTTAGAAAACGATCTTTTTTTACGAGCCTGTAAATACGAAGAAACCGACAGAAGCCCTGTCTGGCTAATGAGGCAAGCTGGTAGATATTTACCTGAATATCAAAAAACCCGAGCGAAAGCTGGAAGCTTTATGGGTTTAGCCACAAATCCTGATTATGCTGCTGAAGTAACTCTTCAACCGCTAGATCGCTATGACTTAGATGCTGCTATTTTATTTTCTGACATCTTAACCATACCTGACGCCATGGGCTTAGGACTGACTTTTGTAAATGGTGAAGGCCCACAATTTGCTCATCCTTTGCAATCCGAAAGTGCTGTCAATAATCTTGCTGAAGCCGATATGGGTCAACTAGACTATGTTTTCAATGCAGTCAAAACAATTAAAAAATCATTGCAACGAAATGGCAAACAACGCGTTCCTCTCATTGGGTTCTCTGGAAGTCCATGGACACTAGCCTGTTACATGATTGAGGGCAGTGGCTCAAAGGATTTTGTTAATACCAAAAAAATGCTTTATAACCGTCCTGACTTATTGCAAAGAATTTTAGATATTAATGTTCAGTCAGTCACCAAATACCTCCAACTACAAATTGATGCTGGTGTAGAAGCTGTGATGATATTTGATACCTGGGGTGGTATGTTAAGTACCCCAGATTATTTAAAATATTCTTTAGATCCAATGTCTCGAATCATACAAAACATTAAATCCAACAAAAAATATGAGTCAATACCCACTATTCTGTTTACTAAAGGTGGGGGCGGCTGGCTGAATGCGATGTCCTCATCCAATGCAGATGTCTTGGGTCTTGACTGGACGATTGATCTCAAGGTTGCTAGAGAAACTTTAAGTGCCAGTGGGAAAAAGATAGCGATTCAAGGAAATCTAGATCCGCTGATCCTATTATCCAACCCTCAAGAAATAGAAAAAAGAGTTCATGAAAGTATGACGAATCTTGCGCAGGCTAATATCGGTAACGCCAATCCTTTGCATGGCCATATATTTAATTTAGGGCACGGCATCAATCTTGCTACTCCTCCAGAAAATGTACAAACCTTAATCGAGGCTGTCAGAAAATCTTCCACTCAAGTAAGATTAAATCAATGA
- a CDS encoding DUF2076 family protein: MTDNESRVLMGFLRQLIQTRVSFTDTLAQNKINEALSVQPNASYLLVQRAIFLENELEKTKNSLASLQGQAQVATNQSAEQVFLNVSIDSWGKNQEVRSSQEGTPKKKKYLSLEDRGLIFLMKNTNKLLALIIVCWAIAYFMKKNAL, translated from the coding sequence ATGACAGACAATGAATCTAGAGTTCTAATGGGGTTTTTAAGACAACTCATTCAAACACGAGTTAGTTTTACAGACACATTGGCGCAGAACAAAATTAATGAGGCACTTTCAGTACAGCCCAATGCGAGTTATCTATTAGTACAACGCGCGATATTTTTAGAAAATGAGTTAGAAAAAACAAAAAACTCATTAGCCTCATTACAAGGACAAGCCCAAGTTGCGACTAATCAAAGCGCAGAGCAAGTATTTTTAAATGTATCTATAGACAGTTGGGGTAAGAATCAAGAAGTTCGTAGCAGTCAAGAAGGTACTCCTAAAAAGAAAAAGTATTTATCTTTAGAAGATCGTGGACTTATTTTTCTGATGAAAAATACCAATAAGCTTTTAGCATTAATTATTGTGTGTTGGGCTATTGCGTACTTTATGAAAAAGAATGCTTTATGA
- a CDS encoding ABC transporter transmembrane domain-containing protein: MTKNKLSHIGSLKVLLPFVKPYKKQLLIAIFSLVLAASATLAVPFSFREIINLGFTSSSSAQINSTFIQLFLIASVVAFSTALRFYMVSWLGERITSDIKKAVYDHVLYQSPEFFEVTKSGEILSRLNTDTTLIQTLVGTSVSMAIRNTLLLLGGLVMMFITSVKLSILIFTLLLLTVIPTVLLGRRVRKLSKNSQDKIADASALAGEKLNTVSTIQSFTQEANESKFFNQLIETSFVTAKHRNLARSNLTFIAILLGFSSIILILWLGAYAVTRNELSSGELTQFILYTVIVAGAIAVVAEVIGDTQRAIGASERLLELLQLNSNIINPSSPKSVKVVPAQGIQLEIENLSFHYPSNSHQVLSDMNLIIKPGERVAIVGPSGAGKTSLFQLLLRFYEPQQGAIKLEGVDIRDLQLHDLRKLIGIVPQDLVIFSTNAMENIRYGKEDASDEEVFQAAKLAAADEFITRLPKGYDTFLGDRGMRLSGGQKQRIVIARALLKNPPLLLLDEATSSLDAESEHLVQQALDVAMRNRTTVVIAHRLSTVKQADRIIVLDHGHIIETGNHASLIQQGGLYSNLAKLQFIDSESTL, translated from the coding sequence ATGACAAAAAATAAGCTTTCTCATATTGGCTCTCTAAAAGTTTTACTACCGTTTGTAAAGCCTTATAAAAAGCAATTACTAATTGCTATTTTTAGTTTAGTTTTAGCAGCAAGCGCTACTCTAGCGGTACCGTTTAGCTTTCGAGAAATTATAAATTTAGGCTTCACCTCTTCTAGTAGTGCACAGATTAATTCAACGTTTATTCAGTTATTTTTGATCGCATCCGTAGTAGCGTTTTCAACGGCACTACGTTTTTATATGGTCTCTTGGCTTGGGGAAAGAATTACATCTGATATCAAAAAAGCAGTATATGACCATGTTCTTTATCAAAGCCCAGAATTTTTCGAAGTAACAAAAAGTGGCGAAATTCTTTCTCGACTCAACACGGACACCACACTGATTCAAACACTGGTTGGAACAAGTGTTTCTATGGCCATTAGAAACACGCTTTTACTACTTGGTGGCCTTGTCATGATGTTTATCACCAGTGTTAAATTATCGATTTTGATCTTTACCCTATTGTTATTAACCGTCATTCCAACGGTGCTTCTTGGACGGAGGGTTCGTAAATTATCAAAAAACTCTCAAGATAAAATCGCTGATGCCTCCGCACTTGCTGGTGAAAAACTTAATACCGTTTCAACCATACAATCTTTTACTCAAGAAGCTAACGAATCGAAATTTTTTAATCAATTGATTGAAACCTCATTTGTAACAGCGAAACACAGAAATCTAGCGCGATCAAATCTGACATTTATCGCAATTTTACTTGGATTTTCTAGCATCATTCTGATTCTTTGGTTGGGTGCCTACGCGGTTACGCGCAATGAGCTCTCTAGTGGTGAACTCACTCAATTTATTTTGTATACGGTGATCGTAGCTGGGGCAATTGCCGTTGTTGCCGAGGTCATTGGTGATACACAACGTGCCATCGGGGCAAGTGAGAGGCTTTTAGAGCTTCTTCAACTCAACTCGAATATCATAAATCCTAGCTCTCCAAAATCTGTAAAAGTGGTTCCAGCGCAAGGTATTCAATTAGAGATTGAAAATCTTTCATTTCACTATCCTTCTAATTCACATCAAGTCCTATCCGATATGAATCTTATTATCAAGCCCGGAGAAAGAGTGGCCATAGTAGGACCATCCGGGGCAGGTAAAACCTCTTTATTTCAATTGCTTTTACGTTTTTATGAGCCTCAACAAGGAGCAATTAAGTTAGAGGGTGTCGATATTCGAGATTTACAACTACATGATTTAAGAAAATTAATCGGTATTGTTCCTCAAGACTTAGTCATCTTTTCAACAAACGCAATGGAAAATATTCGTTACGGCAAAGAAGACGCAAGTGACGAAGAAGTATTTCAAGCGGCTAAGTTGGCCGCTGCGGATGAATTTATTACACGCTTACCAAAGGGCTATGATACTTTTTTAGGTGACAGGGGCATGCGTCTTTCAGGTGGTCAAAAACAACGTATCGTCATTGCAAGGGCTTTACTAAAAAATCCTCCTCTTTTATTGCTTGATGAAGCAACGAGTTCCCTCGATGCAGAATCTGAACACCTTGTTCAACAAGCTCTCGACGTGGCCATGAGAAACCGCACAACCGTGGTGATAGCGCATCGTCTATCAACGGTCAAACAGGCAGATCGTATCATTGTTCTCGATCATGGACACATTATCGAAACAGGTAACCATGCCAGCTTAATCCAGCAAGGTGGCTTATATTCCAACTTGGCTAAATTGCAATTTATTGATAGTGAATCTACACTTTAA
- a CDS encoding alpha/beta hydrolase, with translation MLISIIACLAIIIIWRSDLSEDYLVKKYSNASSQLIEVKGSRIHIRDTGNPKGPVIVFVHGFGASLHTWEDWSKELEKDFRVIRFDLPGSGLSGPDQQLNYSDERSVQIILGLLEALKVQKINVVGNSIGGRIAWYFTAMHPERVDKLVLISPDGFKSPGMNYNKAPEIPSYLSMINYIFPKFIFRENLEFAYFNKSVLTDQLFDRYYELALYPGNRQAMIDRMRQTVLKDPAPFLKKIHCPVLLLWGERDGMIPVQNAQDYLALISQAELHVLPNIGHLPQEEDPQKSLPYLLQFLQTTQNMKLE, from the coding sequence TTGCTCATAAGCATAATTGCATGCTTAGCAATCATTATTATTTGGAGATCAGATCTTTCAGAGGATTATTTAGTAAAAAAATATAGTAACGCATCTTCACAGTTGATTGAAGTTAAAGGTAGTCGAATACATATTAGAGATACTGGCAACCCAAAGGGACCAGTCATTGTTTTTGTGCATGGTTTTGGTGCTAGCTTACATACTTGGGAAGATTGGTCAAAAGAATTAGAGAAAGATTTTCGTGTGATTCGTTTCGATTTACCAGGATCTGGTTTAAGTGGACCTGACCAACAACTGAATTATTCAGATGAAAGAAGTGTTCAAATCATTCTAGGTCTTTTGGAGGCCTTAAAGGTTCAGAAAATAAATGTGGTGGGAAATTCGATTGGTGGAAGGATTGCTTGGTATTTCACAGCCATGCATCCAGAGCGAGTTGACAAGCTGGTTCTGATATCTCCAGATGGGTTTAAAAGTCCTGGGATGAACTATAACAAGGCTCCAGAGATTCCTAGCTATTTAAGTATGATCAACTATATTTTCCCGAAATTCATCTTTAGAGAAAATTTAGAGTTCGCCTATTTCAATAAATCTGTTTTAACTGATCAATTATTTGATCGATATTATGAATTAGCCCTCTATCCAGGTAATCGACAAGCGATGATTGATCGAATGCGTCAGACAGTGTTAAAAGATCCAGCCCCATTCTTAAAAAAAATTCACTGCCCAGTTTTACTTTTATGGGGTGAGCGTGACGGGATGATCCCTGTGCAGAATGCTCAGGACTATTTAGCTTTAATATCACAAGCTGAATTACACGTTTTACCCAATATAGGGCATTTACCTCAAGAAGAAGACCCTCAAAAAAGTCTTCCGTATCTGCTTCAATTTTTGCAGACTACGCAGAATATGAAACTTGAATAG
- the pufB gene encoding light-harvesting antenna LH1, beta subunit, which yields MSDPNKVWPTGLTEAESEEIHRHLIQGTQFFGLIAALAHLLAYIYSPWLK from the coding sequence ATGTCAGATCCAAATAAAGTTTGGCCGACAGGTCTAACTGAGGCAGAGTCAGAAGAGATCCACAGACACTTAATTCAAGGAACTCAGTTCTTTGGTTTAATTGCTGCGTTAGCTCACTTGCTGGCTTACATTTATTCACCTTGGCTCAAATAA